A window from Chiroxiphia lanceolata isolate bChiLan1 chromosome 3, bChiLan1.pri, whole genome shotgun sequence encodes these proteins:
- the PKIB gene encoding cAMP-dependent protein kinase inhibitor beta, protein MTDVEPVVTDFAASGRAGRRNALPDILGSPAGAGTSDLPHKLADLSVSEDAGAEGGEVPSSKALLESQEAERKSNDS, encoded by the exons ATGACTGATGTGGAGCCTGTGGTCACAGATTTTGCAGCATCAGGACGGGCAGGGCGCCGCAACGCCTTACCAGATATCCTGGGCTctcctgctggtgctgggacTTCAGACCTGCCACACAAACTGGCTGATCTCTCTGTTTCAGAAG atgcaggagcagagggtggAGAAGTGCCATCATCCAAAGCCTTGCTGGAAAGTCAAGAGGCGGAACGAAAAAGCAATGATTCCTAA
- the FABP7 gene encoding fatty acid-binding protein, brain, giving the protein MVEAFCATWKLVDSHNFDEYMKALGVGFATRQVGNVTKPTVIISSEGDKVVIRTQSTFKNTEISFKLGEEFDETTPDDRNCKSVVTLDGGKLVHVQKWDGKETNFVREIKDGKMVMTLTFGDVVAVRHYEKA; this is encoded by the exons ATGGTCGAGGCTTTCTGCGCCACCTGGAAGCTGGTGGACAGCCACAACTTCGACGAGTACATGAAGGCTCTGG GAGTGGGGTTTGCAACACGGCAGGTGGGGAATGTGACTAAACCCACTGTGATTATCAGCAGCGAGGGGGACAAAGTAGTGATCAGGACTCAAAGCACtttcaaaaacacagaaatcagcTTTAAACTTGGAGAGGAATTTGATGAAACTACCCCCGATGATAGGAACTGCAAA TCAGTTGTGACCCTGGATGGAGGCAAGCTAGTGCACGTACAGAAATGGGACGGCAAAGAGACAAACTTTGTGAGAGAAATAAAGGATGGCAAAATGGTAATG ACTCTCACCTTTGGTGATGTGGTTGCTGTTCGCCACTATGAGAAAGCGTAG